The Pygocentrus nattereri isolate fPygNat1 chromosome 4, fPygNat1.pri, whole genome shotgun sequence genome includes a window with the following:
- the pla2g7 gene encoding platelet-activating factor acetylhydrolase has translation MFNFGRLVQESVVKKIYEWSRLVSGLKGSHQSSVAMGNASCHNNHLGIPAGKGPHQVGCADLMVGHTVQGTFFRLYYPCQTSEASEKPDWIPCREYFNGLADFMKMSRTLSERIFNYLFGSYKIPAAWNASFKPDDKYPVVIFSHGLGAFRTLYSAICAELASQGFVVAAVEHRDESASATFYYQENNEAEQRPHAVHQNFRPISNNLEEEWMYYRALKPGELEFPLRNRQVKQRADECIRALNLLIDINAGKSVENVLQSTFDWTTLENCMDLCRIAIMGHSFGGATVIECLCKEVKFKCGIALDTWMFPLDEEIFPSVKQPIFFINSEKFQWAGNIIRMKKLDSAVIPRKMITIKGTVHQSFPDFTFLTGNWIGKILKLKGEIDPHVAMDLCNRSSLAFLQRHLSLERDFNQWDPLIEGKDDNLIPGTNITIPQSSM, from the exons ATGTTTAATTTTGGTAGGCTTGTACAGGAGTCAGTGGTCAAGAAGATTTATGAGTGGTCGCGCTTAGTATCAG GGTTGAAGGGGAGCCATCAATCATCTGTTGCAATGGGGAACGCCAGCTGCCATAACAACCACTTGGGAATACCTGCGGGAAAAGGGCCACATCAAGTGGGATGTGCAGACTTAATGGTGGGCCACACGGTACAG GGAACTTTCTTCAGGTTATACTATCCGTGCCAAACTTCCGAGGCTTCCGAAAAGCCGGACTGGATTCCATGCAGGGAATACTTCAACGGCCTCGCAGACTTCATGAAAATGAGCAGAACGCTGAGCGAACGGATTTTCAACTACCTCTTTG GGTCGTACAAAATCCCTGCAGCGTGGAACGCGTCTTTTAAGCCAGATGATAAATACCCAGTAGTCATCTTCTCTCATGGGCTGGGAGCTTTCAG GACATTGTATTCAGCCATATGTGCAGAGCTGGCCTCACAGGGCTTTGTTGTCGCTGCAGTGGAACACAG ggATGAGTCAGCCTCTGCAACATTCTACTACCAGGAGAACAATGAGGCAGAACAAAGGCCTCATGCAGTGCATCAAAATTTCCGGCCCATCTCCAACAACCTGGAGGAAGAGTGGATGTACTACAGAGCGCTGAAACCAGGCGAGCTTGAATTTCCTCTAAGAAACAGACAG gTGAAACAAAGAGCAGATGAATGCATCAGAGCTTTGAACCTGCTTATTGACATCAACGCAGGGAAGTCTGTGGAAAATGTCTTGCAGTCCACATTTGACTGGACAACGTTAGAG AACTGTATGGACCTGTGCAGAATAGCAATTATGGGTCATTCCTTCGGTGGGGCCACAGTGATTGAGTGTTTGTGCAAGGAAGTCAAATTCAA ATGTGGCATCGCACTGGATACCTGGATGTTTCCCCTTGATGAGGAGATTTTTCCAAGTGTGAAACAGCCAATTTTTTTTATCAACTCTGAGAAGTTTCAGTGGGCTGGGAATATCATTCGCATGAAGAAGCTGGACTCTGCAGTGATTCCACGGAAAATGATAACAATCAA AGGGACAGTCCATCAGAGCTTCCCCGATTTCACCTTTCTAACTGGTAACTGGATTGGGAAGATCCTGAAGCTGAAGGGAGAAATCGATCCTCATGTAGCAATGGATCTTTGCAACCGATCATCATTAGCATTCCTACAGCGCCACTTAT cTCTAGAGAGGGATTTCAATCAGTGGGATCCTTTAATAGAGGGAAAAGATGACAACCTGATTCCAGGCACCAATATCACCATACCTCAGTCATCAATGTAA